A stretch of the Medicago truncatula cultivar Jemalong A17 chromosome 5, MtrunA17r5.0-ANR, whole genome shotgun sequence genome encodes the following:
- the LOC11415593 gene encoding protein Brevis radix-like 1, whose protein sequence is MLQCITCAKQTSEDGDEQVQQRGTPTTREAPKNLSAQIKDIVLKFKGVCTKGSTSSYKRGLRSSAANSEVNSEVQCPYMGGVSLGSTPPWDLPVNFTGGRSDQRFIGGTSGNQTPTVQEPVVAEPEAVVEENREWVAEVEPGVDVTFLSLPDGGNDLKRIRFNREIFDKWQARVWWGENFDRLRELYNVRSFNSQALSTALPSEDEQREASYSMHETGSGSNVAAWENNDPMVGNQYFNPSGFTMGEGSSSNQNMHAALRSSSMNEISFSNSSDPDSEWIEQVEPGIFVTVRQYPDGNNELRRIKFSRQRFGDAEARKWWDENRDRLREQYLQ, encoded by the exons ATGTTGCAATGCATAACATGTGCCAAGCAAACATCAGAAGATGGGGATGAGCAAGTTCAGCAGAGAGGCACACCAACTACCAGAGAAGCCCCCAAAAATCTGTCTGCGCAG ATAAAGGATATTGTACTGAAGTTTAAAGGTGTTTGCACAAAAGGATCCACCAGTTCCTACAAAAGAGGACTGAGATCATCTGCTGCTAACTCTGAAGTCAATTCTGAGGTTCAATGCCCTTATATGGGAGGTGTGAGCTTAGGTTCAACTCCTCCTTGGGACTTGCCTGTCAATTTCACTGGTGGAAGATCTGATCAGAGGTTTATAGGGGGGACTAGTGGTAACCAAACTCCTACGGTGCAAGAGCCGGTTGTAGCGGAACCTGAGGCTGTGGTGGAGGAAAACAGAGAGTGGGTGGCTGAGGTGGAGCCGGGAGTTGATGTTACCTTTTTGTCTCTTCCTGATGGTGGAAATGATCTCAAGCGAATTCGCTTCAA TCGCGAAATCTTTGATAAGTGGCAAGCTAGAGTATGGTGGGGTGAGAATTTTGACAGACTCAGGGAGCTTTATAATGTCCGGAGTTTCAATAGCCAAGCTCTTAGCACTGCTCTACCATCTGAGGATGAG CAAAGAGAAGCTTCTTACTCAATGCATGAAACTGGAAGTGGAAGCAATGTGGCTGCTTGGGAAAACAATGATCCAATGGTGGGGAATCAGTACTTTAATCCTTCAGGATTCACTATGGGTGAGGGAAGCAGTAGCAACCAAAACATGCATGCAGCATTAAGGTCTTCTTCTATGAATGAAATTTCCTTCAGCAATTCTAGTGACCCTGACTCAGAATGGATTGAGCAAGTTGAGCCTGGAATATTTGTCACAGTCAGGCAGTATCCTGATGGGAACAACGAGCTTAGACGTATCAAATTCAG CCGACAGAGGTTTGGAGATGCAGAGGCAAGGAAATGGTGGGATGAGAACAGAGATAGACTTCGAGAACAATACCTTCAGTGA
- the LOC11412832 gene encoding protein PAM68, chloroplastic, whose translation MMTTTTPSTILNPQFLHKHVRHNTIYILTNKSHFSIHRSSQFHFSHIVPIQSTLKGPKGFGPSPKKKNKTIKNLKKNKEEEDEDDDEEYEEEEDRREQGIIPEVVTNRMIGRMALSVGIPLSVGLLFFPFFYYLKVGLKIDVPNWVPFLVSFFFFGSALLGVSYGIVSASWDPLREGSLLGWTEAQKNWPVFWKSLRGGSQKD comes from the exons ATGATGACTACTACAACTCCCTCTACAATTCTCAATCCACAATTTCTTCACAAG CATGTTAGGCACAACACCATTTATATACTCACCAACAAGTCTCACTTCTCTATTCATAGATCATCACAGTTTCACTTCTCTCACATTGTACCTATACAATCAACCTTAAAGGGTCCAAAGGGATTTGGACCTTccccaaagaaaaaaaacaagacaaTTAAGAACCTCAAAaagaacaaagaagaagaagatgaagatgatgatgaagaatatgaagaagaagaagatagaaGAGAGCAAGGAATCATTCCTGAAGTAGTGACAAACAGAATGATAGGGAGAATGGCATTGTCTGTTGGGATTCCATTAAGTGTTGGACTTTTgttctttccatttttttacTATCTTAAAGTTGGTTTGAAAATTGATGTGCCAAATTGGGTTCCATttcttgtgtctttcttcttttttgggtCTGCACTTTTAGGAGTGAGTTATGGGATTGTTTCTGCTAGTTGGGATCCATTGAGGGAAGGGTCACTTTTGGGATGGACTGAAGCACAAAAGAATTGGCCTGTTTTTTGGAAATCACTTAGAGGTGGTTCTCAGAAGGattag
- the LOC11412833 gene encoding growth-regulating factor 5 — translation MSIQQPPLMWSPTHPPFTVSQWQELEHQALIFKYLKAGLSVPPDLLLPIRKSLQFMSHPSLGYYGKKIDPEPGRCRRTDGKKWRCARDAHPDSKYCDRHMIRRRYRSRKPVESSSSSSCSQSSSSVSATTSQGGSSGSTSTVSASVTATSTFQTLPLHTNGTREGLSFNLGNTVPHMDPMLLPLQGSKKPYRFGLNSEAEENNLLQKDLGSVKYQGYDFTSDGMWYNNMSQISSNTVSESRNGSSMVDNYNFQQRTTREPELFNLDAARSKEIVFNGQLGSLKQEYPSSQSLFSDWQWKKDLASSGVEYRPSKDFNTNPDVNVD, via the exons atgagCATTCAACAACCGCCGTTGATGTGGTCTCCAACACATCCACCGTTCACTGTCTCTCAATGGCAAGAGCTAGAACATCAAGCTCTCATCTTCAAGTATCTCAAAGCTGGTTTATCTGTTCCTCCTGACCTCCTTTTACCTATTCGGAAAAGTCTTCAATTCATGTCTCATCCATCTC TGGGttattatggaaaaaaaattgacccaGAACCAGGTAGGTGTAGAAGAACAGATGGTAAAAAATGGAGATGTGCTAGGGATGCTCATCCTGATTCTAAGTACTGTGACCGGCATATGATTCGACGTCGTTACCGTTCAAGAAAGCCTGTggaatcttcttcttcttcttcttgttcacaATCTTCATCTTCAGTTTCAGCTACTACTTCACAAGGTGGTTCTAGTGGAAGTACTAGTACTGTTTCTGCTTCTGTTACTGCTACTTCAACTTTTCAAACACTTCCTTTGCATACAAATGGTACTCGTGAAGGTTTAAGTTTCAATCTTGGGAACACCGTGCCCCACATGGACCCTATGCTTCTTCCTCTTCAGGGTTCTAAGAAACCTTATAg GTTTGGACTGAACTCGGAAGCAGAGGAGAACAACCTCTTACAGAAAGATCTAGGATCTGTGAAGTATCAAGGTTATGACTTCACTTCAGATGGCATGTGGTATAATAACATGTCTCagatttcatcaaacactgttTCAGAATCAAGGAATGGTTCTTCCATGGTTGACAACTACAACTTCCAACAGCGAACAACAAGAGAACCTGAGCTGTTTAACCTCGACGCTGCAAGGTCCAAGGAAATCGTCTTTAACGGCCAGCTAGGTAGTTTGAAACAGGAATATCCATCCTCTCAGTCTCTCTTCAGTGACTGGCAGTGGAAGAAAGATTTAGCCTCCTCTGGTGTGGAGTATAGGCCAAGCAAGGATTTTAACACTAATCCAGATGTCAATGTTGATTGA
- the LOC11415701 gene encoding probable calcium-binding protein CML29 yields MQMAQVSSHLSVEMETLNQVLSLIEAFKAFDGDNDGSINEAELGGIMGSLGYKASEQEVRAMMQQGDKNKDGLLCISEFLEMNTKGLETGNLANVLSAAFEALDEDGNEILTGEELHEAMGNFGLALSLEKCENVVASLDMDGDGAVSLDDFRLIVESLI; encoded by the coding sequence ATGCAAATGGCTCAAGTGAGTTCTCATCTCTCTGTTGAAATGGAGACACTCAATCAAGTTCTATCACTAATAGAAGCATTCAAAGCTTTCGACGGAGACAACGACGGGTCCATTAACGAGGCAGAGCTAGGAGGAATCATGGGGTCACTAGGGTACAAAGCTAGTGAACAAGAAGTGAGAGCAATGATGCAACAAGGTGACAAGAACAAAGATGGGTTATTATGTATAAGTGAGTTCTTAGAGATGAACACAAAGGGTTTGGAGACTGGGAATCTTGCAAATGTTCTAAGTGCAGCATTTGAAGCTTTGGATGAAGATGGGAATGAGATTTTGACTGGGGAAGAGCTACATGAGGCGATGGGAAATTTTGGTCTTGCTTTGTCTTTAGAGAAATGTGAGAATGTTGTTGCTTCTCTTGATATGGATGGTGATGGAGCTGTGAGCTTGGATGATTTTCGACTCATAGTGGAATCCCTAATTTAA
- the LOC11412333 gene encoding histone-lysine N-methyltransferase ASHR2, with protein MAAQTSTSLLRLEHIPNKGRGLIATQDLKAGQIILTESPLLLYSATPLFSHTPSPYCHNCFRTLPPSQTFQCPSCSNYLFCSQKCLSIALNSSHSSWTCQTLSHLQNPTSPLSEKPCELQVQARLIVAAYNLAIHTPSKLQTLLSLHGNPNDQDSIVDNAKFLHSLISPFCSPHMNFSAELAAKIIAKERLNSFCLMEPYSQKGPQRSIKAYGIYQKATFFNHGCIPNACRFDYVESGEPGDEHNTDIVIRLIKDVGVGSEICISYFRINKDYSTRKKILMEDYGFTCECDRCKIEASWNDGENKYSDLPHVIFLSKFVCDKENCAGTMAPLPPKDGEKSNVLECNFCGNLKVDLAT; from the coding sequence ATGGCTGCTCAAACTTCAACCTCTCTCTTGAGATTGGAGCACATACCTAACAAAGGTAGAGGCCTTATTGCAACACAAGATCTCAAAGCTGGCCAAATAATCCTCACTGAATCCCCTCTTCTTCTCTATTCTGCTACACCTCTTTTCTCTCATACACCCTCCCCTTATTGTCACAACTGCTTCAGAACCTTACCACCTTCACAAACATTTCAATGTCCTTCTTGCTCAAACTACCTTTTCTGCAGCCAAAAATGCCTCTCCATTGCCCTCAATTCCTCTCATTCATCTTGGACATGTCAAACACTCTCTCATCTTCAAAACCCTACTTCACCATTATCAGAAAAACCTTGTGAACTTCAAGTTCAAGCTCGTTTGATTGTTGCTGCTTACaatcttgctattcacacccctTCAAAACTTCAAACTTTACTTTCACTTCATGGTAATCCTAATGATCAAGATTCCATAGTTGATAATGCTAAGTTTCTTCATTCTCTTATCTCACCTTTTTGTTCACCCCACATGAATTTTTCAGCTGAACTAGCTGCTAAAATCATTGCCAAAGAAAGATTGAACTCTTTTTGCTTGATGGAGCCTTATTCCCAAAAGGGTCCTCAAAGATCCATTAAGGCTTATGGAATTTACCAAAAAGCTACTTTTTTTAACCATGGTTGTATCCCTAATGCATGCAGGTTTGATTATGTGGAAAGTGGTGAACCTGGTGATGAACATAATACTGATATTGTTATTAGGTTGATTAAGGATGTTGGTGTTGGAAGTGAGatttgtataagctattttagGATTAATAAGGATTATTCAACAAGGAAAAAGATTTTAATGGAGGATTATGGTTTTACTTGTGAATGTGATAGGTGCAAGATTGAAGCAAGTTGGAATGATGGAGAGAACAAGTACAGTGATCTGCCACATGTGATTTTCTTATCTAAGTTTGTTTGTGATAAGGAGAATTGTGCAGGTACTATGGCTCCTCTGCCTCCAAAAGATGGTGAAAAATCTAACGTTCTTGAGTGTAATTTTTGTGGTAATTTGAAAGTTGACCTTGCTACTTAG